From one Esox lucius isolate fEsoLuc1 chromosome 11, fEsoLuc1.pri, whole genome shotgun sequence genomic stretch:
- the rgs9a gene encoding regulator of G-protein signaling 9a isoform X1, translated as MTIRTLRDHGQHYRPRMACLKKVEAFVVEMQDPKSGVKASDQKLNITSIPHVITGQDILAWIVTKMKVTTEEAQAFGTMLVAYGYIYPLQNHRKLVLVADSTLYRFQTPYFWPVQKWPAEDIDYAIYLAKRNIRKKGMLEPYEQEHYNNLHKWMNYKWDFIVMQATEQYKASKERKKPDRVVLDCQERAYWIVHRPPRRTHSGMDYGLDRLIDPNAEEVLTYDMVRRTNIFLTQALMRSAVKSSVSLTAFVKYVTTHHTHDPLLTNPVPSNPWITDNDEFWQLNMRNVDIPTKLSVERWALSFWELISDQRGRADFKLFLKKEHSGENMAFYEAAEEMRWGAATAIPEKSQFIFNTFLKPGAPRWINIDGRTMGLTVKGLDCPHRYVLDAAQTHIFLLMKKDTFYRYLKSPVYKDMQKKALVPAPHNFTDAQLEANAKNRNPGISPIVLWQQQEAEKAAAAVAARPIDVKAMVATNKLDRK; from the exons GTGGAGGCGTTTGTGGTGGAGATGCAGGACCCTAAGAGCGGGGTGAAGGCTTCCGACCAGAAACTCAACATCACCAGCATTCCACATGTCATCACTG GTCAGGACATTCTGGCTTGGATTGTAACCAAAATGAAGGTTACCACAGAAG AGGCCCAGGCGTTTGGGACGATGCTTGTGGCCTACGGATACATTTACCCCCTCCAGAACCACAGGAAGTTGGTCCTTGTTGCTGACAGCACACTTTACCGCTTTCAG ACTCCTTATTTCTGGCCTGTGCAGAAGTGGCCTGCTGAGGACATTGACTATG CCATCTACTTAGCCAAGAGAAACATCCGTAAGAAGGGAATGCTGGAGCCCTATGAGCAG GAACATTACAACAACCTACACAAATGGATGAACTACAAGTGGGATTTCATCGTCATGCAAGCTACAGAACAGTACAA GGCCTCTAAGGAAAGAAAGAAGCCAGACCGGGTGGTTCTTGACTGTCAGGAGAGAGCTTACTGGATAGTACACAGACCGCCA CGCCGGACCCACAGTGGCATGGACTATGGTTTGGACCGCCTCATCGACCCCAACGCAGAGGAG GTCTTAACCTACGATATGGTCAGGAGAACG AACATATTCCTCACACAAGCCCTGATGAGGTCAGCTGTCAAATCTTCTGTGTCCCTTACAGC CTTTGTCAAGTATGTGACAACTCACCACACCCACGACCCGCTCTTGACAAACCCTGTCCCTAGCAATCCTTGGATAACGGACAATGATGAGTTCTGGCAACTTAACATGAGAAA TGTGGACATACCCACTAAGTTAAGTGTGGAACGATGGGCTTTGAGCTTCTGGGAGCTGATCAGTGACCAACGAGGCAGAGCTGACTTCAAGCTGTTCCTCAAGAAGGAGCACAGTG GGGAGAACATGGCTTTTTACGAGGCAGCTGAGGAGATGAGATGGGGAGCTGCCACAGCCATTCCAGAGAAGTCACAGTTCATTTTTAA caCTTTCCTGAAGCCTGGAGCCCCCAGGTGGATCAACATCGACGGTCGTACCATGGGTCTGACTGTGAAGGGGTTGGACTGTCCTCACAGATACGTCCTGGATGCCGCCCAGACACACATATTTCTGCTCATGAAgaag GATACTTTTTACCGTTACCTCAAGTCTCCAGTCTACAAAGACATGCAGAAGAAGGCTCTGGTTCCAGCTCCTCACAACTTCAC CGACGCCCAGTTGGAGGCCAACGCCAAGAACCGCAACCCAGGCATCAGCCCCATAGTGCTGTGGCAGCAGCAGGAGGCGGAGAAGGCGGCGGCGGCTGTCGCTGCCCGGCCCATCGATGTCAAAGCTATGGTGGCCACCAACAAGCTAGACAGGAAGTAA
- the rgs9a gene encoding regulator of G-protein signaling 9a isoform X2, producing MTIRTLRDHGQHYRPRMACLKKVEAFVVEMQDPKSGVKASDQKLNITSIPHVITGQDILAWIVTKMKVTTEEAQAFGTMLVAYGYIYPLQNHRKLVLVADSTLYRFQTPYFWPVQKWPAEDIDYAIYLAKRNIRKKGMLEPYEQEHYNNLHKWMNYKWDFIVMQATEQYKASKERKKPDRVVLDCQERAYWIVHRPPRRTHSGMDYGLDRLIDPNAEEVLTYDMVRRTNIFLTQALMRSAVKSSVSLTAFVKYVTTHHTHDPLLTNPVPSNPWITDNDEFWQLNMRNVDIPTKLSVERWALSFWELISDQRGRADFKLFLKKEHSGENMAFYEAAEEMRWGAATAIPEKSQFIFNTFLKPGAPRWINIDGRTMGLTVKGLDCPHRYVLDAAQTHIFLLMKKVCVVLYLLILFTVTSSLQSTKTCRRRLWFQLLTTSPTPSWRPTPRTATQASAP from the exons GTGGAGGCGTTTGTGGTGGAGATGCAGGACCCTAAGAGCGGGGTGAAGGCTTCCGACCAGAAACTCAACATCACCAGCATTCCACATGTCATCACTG GTCAGGACATTCTGGCTTGGATTGTAACCAAAATGAAGGTTACCACAGAAG AGGCCCAGGCGTTTGGGACGATGCTTGTGGCCTACGGATACATTTACCCCCTCCAGAACCACAGGAAGTTGGTCCTTGTTGCTGACAGCACACTTTACCGCTTTCAG ACTCCTTATTTCTGGCCTGTGCAGAAGTGGCCTGCTGAGGACATTGACTATG CCATCTACTTAGCCAAGAGAAACATCCGTAAGAAGGGAATGCTGGAGCCCTATGAGCAG GAACATTACAACAACCTACACAAATGGATGAACTACAAGTGGGATTTCATCGTCATGCAAGCTACAGAACAGTACAA GGCCTCTAAGGAAAGAAAGAAGCCAGACCGGGTGGTTCTTGACTGTCAGGAGAGAGCTTACTGGATAGTACACAGACCGCCA CGCCGGACCCACAGTGGCATGGACTATGGTTTGGACCGCCTCATCGACCCCAACGCAGAGGAG GTCTTAACCTACGATATGGTCAGGAGAACG AACATATTCCTCACACAAGCCCTGATGAGGTCAGCTGTCAAATCTTCTGTGTCCCTTACAGC CTTTGTCAAGTATGTGACAACTCACCACACCCACGACCCGCTCTTGACAAACCCTGTCCCTAGCAATCCTTGGATAACGGACAATGATGAGTTCTGGCAACTTAACATGAGAAA TGTGGACATACCCACTAAGTTAAGTGTGGAACGATGGGCTTTGAGCTTCTGGGAGCTGATCAGTGACCAACGAGGCAGAGCTGACTTCAAGCTGTTCCTCAAGAAGGAGCACAGTG GGGAGAACATGGCTTTTTACGAGGCAGCTGAGGAGATGAGATGGGGAGCTGCCACAGCCATTCCAGAGAAGTCACAGTTCATTTTTAA caCTTTCCTGAAGCCTGGAGCCCCCAGGTGGATCAACATCGACGGTCGTACCATGGGTCTGACTGTGAAGGGGTTGGACTGTCCTCACAGATACGTCCTGGATGCCGCCCAGACACACATATTTCTGCTCATGAAgaaggtgtgtgttgtgttgtatttaCT GATACTTTTTACCGTTACCTCAAGTCTCCAGTCTACAAAGACATGCAGAAGAAGGCTCTGGTTCCAGCTCCTCACAACTTCAC CGACGCCCAGTTGGAGGCCAACGCCAAGAACCGCAACCCAGGCATCAGCCCCATAG